The genomic window CTCAATCAGATCCTGGAGTCGGTGCAAGGGCCGGTCGCCAAGATCATGTCGGTCATCATCATCACCGTGACCGGCCTGACGCTCGCCTTCGGCGACACGTCCGGCGGCTTCCGCCGGCTGATCCAGATCGTTTTCGGCCTTTCGATCGCCTTTGCCGCCTCGAGCTTCTTCCTGACCTTCTTCAGCTTCTCCGGCGGAGCCTTGGTGTGATGGCCGGCATCGTCGATCCGGAGGTGCCGGGCTTCTTCGCGCCGGTCCATCGTGCGCTCATCGATCCGATCCTGATGGGCGGCGCGCCCCGCACGGTTGCCATCGCCAACGGCACGTTGGCGGCCGCGATCGCGCTCGGCCTCCACCTCTGGATTCCCGGAGCTCTGATTTGGGCCGTGGGCCATGCTGCAGCGGTGTGGGCGGCTAAGCGTGATCCGCAGTTCGTGGACGTCGTGCGACGTCACCTCCGCTATCCCTCCTATCTCGGCGCGTGAGGTTTCCATGCTGAATCTCGCCGAATACCGCAGCCGGGCGCATAGTCTCGCCGACTTTCTGCCCTGGGCCGCCTTGGTCGAGAAAGGCGTCGTCCTCAACAAGGACGGGGCGTTCCAGCGCACCGTGCGCTTCCGTGGCCCGGACCTCGACAGCGCAACGCCTGCCGAGCTCGTAGGCGTGACGGCCCGCCTCAATAACGCGCTCCGCCGTCTCGGCTCAGGCTGGGCGATCTTCGTCGAGGCCCAGCGTATCGCCGCCCAGACCTATCCGCACAACACCTTTCCAGATGCCGCGTCAGCGCTGGTCGACCTGGAGCGACGGGACGCGTTCGAGGAGGCAGGCGCGCATTTCGAGAGCCGCTATTTCCTGACCTTCGTCTGGCTACCGCCGGCCGAGGACGCTTCTCGCATCGAGGGCTGGCTCTACGAGGGCCGCGCCCAAAACGGCGTCGATCCTCACGAGCTGCTGCGCGGCTTCGTCGATCGCACCAACCGCGTCCTGCAACTGGTCGAAGGGTTCATGCCCGAGGTGGCATGGCTGGATGACAGCGAGACGCTGACCTACCTGCATTCGACCATTTCCACCCGGCAACAGCGCGTCCGTGTTCCCGAGACGCCGATGCATCTCGACGCATTGCTCGCGGACGAGCCGCTCGCCGGCGGCCTCGAGCCGCGCCTCGGCAGCCACCATCTTTGCACGCTCACCGTGGTCGGCTTTCCGACCGCGACCCATCCCGGAATTCTCGACGAGTTGAACCGGCTTGCCTTCCCCTACCGCTGGTCGACCCGCGCGATCCTGCTCGACAAGACCGAGGCGGTAAAACTGCTGACCAGGATCCGTCGTCAGTGGTTTGCCAAGCGAAAGTCGATCGCCGCCATCGTCAAGGAGGTGATGACCAACGAGGCCTCGACGCTGGTCGATAGCGATGCGGCGAACAAGGCCGCTGATGCCGATCTCGCCTTGCAGGAACTGGGCACGGACGATGTCAGTCAAGCCTATGTCACCGCGACCGTCACCGTCTGGGACGAGGACCGAGGTCTCGCCGCTGAGAAGCTGCGCCTCGTCGAGAAGGTGATCCAGGGGCGCGACTTCACCTGCATGGTGGAGGGGGTGAACGCGCTCGAAGCGTGGCTCGGCTCTCTGCCGGGGCACGCCTACGCCAACGTCCGCCAGCCTCCACTCTCGACCTTGAACCTGGCCCACCTGATTCCGCTGTCGGCGGTCTGGGCCGGGCCGGACCGCGATGAGCACTTCCGCAGCTCCCCGCTCTTCTTCGGCAAGACCGAGGGCTCGACGCCGTTCCGCTTTTCGCTGCATGTCGGCGATGTCGGCCACACCCTGATCGTTGGCCCGACCGGCGCCGGCAAGTCCGTGTTGCTGGCGCTGATGGCGATCCAGTTCCGCCGCTACCGGAAGAGCCAGATCTTCGCCTTTGATTTCGGCGGCTCGATCCGCACGGCGGCGCTTGCCATGGGTGGCGACTGGCACGACCTCGGCGGCAGCCTGTCGAACAGCGCCGAGGATTCAGTCTCGCTTCAACCGCTCGCAAGCATCGGCGATGCGGCGGAGCGCGCCTGGGCGGCCGAATGGGTGACCGCGATCCTCGCCAAGGAGGGCGTCACCATCGATCCGACCGTGAAGGAGCACGTCTGGTCGGCGTTGACCTCGCTGGCGTCCTCGCCGATCGAGGAGCGCACGATCACCGGCCTCACGGTTCTCCTGCAATCGACCGCGCTCAAGCAGGCGCTGCAACCTTATTGCGTCGGCGGCTCCTCCGGCCGCCTGCTCGACGCGGAGGCCGAGCAGCTCGGTTTTGCCTCGGTGCAGGCGTTCGAGACCGAGGGCTTGATTGGCGCCGGTGCTGCGCCTGCCGTCCTTACCTACCTGTTCCATCGCATCGAGGGACGGCTCGACGGCCGGCCGACCCTCCTCATCATCGACG from Bradyrhizobium zhanjiangense includes these protein-coding regions:
- a CDS encoding TrbC/VirB2 family protein, whose translation is MIQFSPVIRRVRIRFTGLAAIAFISVAFAPAAYASGSSMPWETPLNQILESVQGPVAKIMSVIIITVTGLTLAFGDTSGGFRRLIQIVFGLSIAFAASSFFLTFFSFSGGALV
- a CDS encoding VirB3 family type IV secretion system protein, encoding MAGIVDPEVPGFFAPVHRALIDPILMGGAPRTVAIANGTLAAAIALGLHLWIPGALIWAVGHAAAVWAAKRDPQFVDVVRRHLRYPSYLGA
- the trbE gene encoding conjugal transfer protein TrbE, translated to MLNLAEYRSRAHSLADFLPWAALVEKGVVLNKDGAFQRTVRFRGPDLDSATPAELVGVTARLNNALRRLGSGWAIFVEAQRIAAQTYPHNTFPDAASALVDLERRDAFEEAGAHFESRYFLTFVWLPPAEDASRIEGWLYEGRAQNGVDPHELLRGFVDRTNRVLQLVEGFMPEVAWLDDSETLTYLHSTISTRQQRVRVPETPMHLDALLADEPLAGGLEPRLGSHHLCTLTVVGFPTATHPGILDELNRLAFPYRWSTRAILLDKTEAVKLLTRIRRQWFAKRKSIAAIVKEVMTNEASTLVDSDAANKAADADLALQELGTDDVSQAYVTATVTVWDEDRGLAAEKLRLVEKVIQGRDFTCMVEGVNALEAWLGSLPGHAYANVRQPPLSTLNLAHLIPLSAVWAGPDRDEHFRSSPLFFGKTEGSTPFRFSLHVGDVGHTLIVGPTGAGKSVLLALMAIQFRRYRKSQIFAFDFGGSIRTAALAMGGDWHDLGGSLSNSAEDSVSLQPLASIGDAAERAWAAEWVTAILAKEGVTIDPTVKEHVWSALTSLASSPIEERTITGLTVLLQSTALKQALQPYCVGGSSGRLLDAEAEQLGFASVQAFETEGLIGAGAAPAVLTYLFHRIEGRLDGRPTLLIIDEGWLVLDDPAFAQQLREWLKTLRKKNASVVFATQSLSDIDGSNIAPAIIESCPTRIFLPNERAIEPQITAIYQRFGLNDRQIEIIARATPKRDYYCQSRRGNRLFELGLGPVALAFCAASSKADHAAIERLLAEHGRDDFTAAWLADHELLWAADLIPDLTNLEVQS